From a region of the Lactuca sativa cultivar Salinas chromosome 4, Lsat_Salinas_v11, whole genome shotgun sequence genome:
- the LOC111920157 gene encoding uncharacterized protein LOC111920157, with translation MDLYGKQYAYAKMEMEDPEEIKSRKAQFLIYKSLEKADDSIRKSRRPSWLKVRMFRLKIKFGKKMKKLKKSILVVSRFGAARVGILQQWKRMFSVRQAVLKIPTIIQ, from the coding sequence ATGGATCTTTATGGCAAGCAATATGCTTACGCAAAGATGGAAATGGAGGATCCAGAAGAGATTAAGAGCAGAAAAGCACAATTCTTGATCTATAAATCATTGGAGAAAGCTGATGATTCGATCCGAAAAAGCAGAAGACCATCTTGGTTGAAAGTTCGAATGTTCAGATTGAAGATCAAGTttggaaagaagatgaagaagttgaaGAAAAGCATATTGGTAGTAAGCAGATTTGGAGCTGCAAGAGTTGGCATTCTTCAACAATGGAAACGCATGTTTTCTGTTCGACAAGCAGTTCTCAAGATCCCCACCATCATTCAATAA